GTGCTTCGCATGGAAGAACGTATCTGAACAAACAATGATCCACCCTCCCGGAAACGTAAAGGGATGGTGACATGACCCAAAAAATCCCCCGGCTTCGGAATGAGATCGAGGACCTCCTGCAAATTATCCGGACTTTGCGTGGCCCCAACGGTTGTCTGTGGGACAGGGAACAGACCCCGTCAGATATCGGGCGCTATCTGCTTGAGGAAGCTTATGAGGTCGTTGACGCCATAGAGGAAAGTGATGCGGAACATCTCAAGGAGGAGCTGGGAGACCTTCTTTTTCAGATCCTCTTTCTTTGCGCATTTGCCGAAGAAAGGGATGAATACCGTTTCAGCGATATCGTCTCCGCCGTGTCCGCCAAAATGATCCGGCGGCACCCCCACGTGTTCGGTAATGTATCAGTCCGAAGCATCGAAGAGATCAAAAACAACTGGTCCTATATAAAGGAACACGTTGAGAATAAACCCGTTCAACCGGCTCGTCATCTCGGTAAGTATCCCATGTCGATGCCGGCCCTGTCCAAAGCGCAGAAACTCACTGAACAGGCTGCCGGAGTCGGTTTCGACTGGGAAAACACCCGGGGCGTTCTGGATAAAATCGTCGAAGAAATCGACGAGTTGAAAGATGCGATTCATCATGGCCGCGTCAGACAAATTGAGATCGAAATCGGGGACCTGTTTTTTTCCATAGCGAATCTTTGCCGTTTTGTCGATATAGACGCGGAACAATCCCTCAAAAAAACGATAAACAAATTTGAGGAACGCTTTGCCTATATCGAAGACAGCCTTAAGAATCAGCAGAAAACATTGATGGAGGCATCGTCCGAGGAAATGAATCATCTATGGGACGAGGCCAAGGCGAAGGAAGGAGATAGGAAGTGAAATACTTTCTGTGCGTTATGGGAATGGTCCTGATTCTGGAGGGTCTGCCATATTTCGCTTTCCCCGAAAAAATCAAGGTATTCATGATGAAAATCATGGACACTCCGGATCGCGTTTTACGTATTTTGGGGTTCACGTCCATGCTTTTCGGCCTTGTCCTTGTTTATTTCGGCACAAACTGAACCAACTTTTATCCGCCCGGAGTATCGAACAAGTTCATGAAACTTTCCGAATTTGACTATCATCTTCCTGCCGGCCTGATCGCCCAGAAACCGTCTGCGGAAAGAGACGGATCGCGGATGATGGTATTGAACAAAGCATCCGGGGATTTCACCCATCGCCATTTTTTTGACTTACCCGATTGTATGCGAAAAGGAGATGTGCTGGTCATGAATGATTCGAAGGTGATTCCGGCCCGCCTCCGGGGTAATAAAGAAACCGGAGCCGCAGTTGAGGTGCTCCTCCTGGCACGAACCGGCGAAGCCAGTCAGGACTGCACCCACTGGGAAGTACTGCTTCGGCCTGCAAGGCGGGTCCGCTATGGCACAACCCTGGTTTTCAACGAATACGGCCGTGCAAAAATTCTGGATCGTATTACGGAAAAAAAATGGATCCTAGAATTGATTACAACCATCCCATGCGACGTCTTTCTCGAACGCTTCGGCTCCGTCCCCCTTCCTCCCTATATCAACCGCAAGGATGAAATACCGTTGCGCGCAAGCGATCTCACCCGTTATCAAACCATATATGCCAGGCGACCGGGTTCCGTGGCGGCTCCCACCGCAGGCTTGCACTTTACGGAGCGTATTATGCGCCAATTGGAAACAATGGGGGTTACAATTGTGCAGATTACCTT
This genomic interval from Deltaproteobacteria bacterium contains the following:
- the mazG gene encoding nucleoside triphosphate pyrophosphohydrolase; translation: MTQKIPRLRNEIEDLLQIIRTLRGPNGCLWDREQTPSDIGRYLLEEAYEVVDAIEESDAEHLKEELGDLLFQILFLCAFAEERDEYRFSDIVSAVSAKMIRRHPHVFGNVSVRSIEEIKNNWSYIKEHVENKPVQPARHLGKYPMSMPALSKAQKLTEQAAGVGFDWENTRGVLDKIVEEIDELKDAIHHGRVRQIEIEIGDLFFSIANLCRFVDIDAEQSLKKTINKFEERFAYIEDSLKNQQKTLMEASSEEMNHLWDEAKAKEGDRK
- a CDS encoding DUF2065 domain-containing protein, translating into MKYFLCVMGMVLILEGLPYFAFPEKIKVFMMKIMDTPDRVLRILGFTSMLFGLVLVYFGTN
- the queA gene encoding tRNA preQ1(34) S-adenosylmethionine ribosyltransferase-isomerase QueA produces the protein MKLSEFDYHLPAGLIAQKPSAERDGSRMMVLNKASGDFTHRHFFDLPDCMRKGDVLVMNDSKVIPARLRGNKETGAAVEVLLLARTGEASQDCTHWEVLLRPARRVRYGTTLVFNEYGRAKILDRITEKKWILELITTIPCDVFLERFGSVPLPPYINRKDEIPLRASDLTRYQTIYARRPGSVAAPTAGLHFTERIMRQLETMGVTIVQITLHVGYGTFLPIETDTVEKHVMEEEYYEVSPETASIVSDARRVVAVGTTSTRVLESITDDRGRIRAASGLTKLFIYPGYRFRRVNALLTNFHLPKSSLFLLACAFGGKERVQAAYAEAIRERYRFYSYGDCMFISP